In Anaeromyxobacter diazotrophicus, the sequence GCGCGGCGGAGCGGCCGGCCCGGGCGCCGAGCTGCCCCCCCTGCGTCAGCGCCAGGATGGCGCCGAGGACGAGCACCGCCGCCTCCTCCTGCTCGAGGCCTGCGGCCAGCAGGCCCGCGCGCGACGCCTCCTCCAGGCAGGCGCGCACGAAGCGCACCGAGCGGCGGCGCAGCTCCGCCACCCGCGCCACGCCTTCGGGCGGCGCGGCCTGCGCCAGCGCGTCGGAGGCGACGAGGCGCGCGACGCCGGGGTTCTCCTCGATGACGGCGACCCGCTGGCGGAAGAAGCGCCCGAGCCGCTCGAGCGGGTCCCGGCCGGCGGGCGGGAACCCGGCGAAGAGGATCTCCTCCACCCGGTCGACGACGGCGAGGACGATCTCCTCCTTCGTCTCGAAGTGCCTGAAGAGGGCGGCGTCCGACACGCCCACCTCGTGGGCGATGGCGCGCGCGGTGAAGCGCCCGAGCCCCTGCTCGGCGATGACGCGCAGCGCGGCGTCGGCGATCTCGCGGCGGCGTGCGTCGGCGGTCTTGCGCTCCGGCATCGAACCCCTCCCGTCGTGCGGCGACGGCGGGAGTATAGTTAGTGAATACTCACTAGCAACCGGGATCCCCACCTGGGCCGGCGCGCTCCCGCGCTTTCGACGTTCGGCCGCGCGGCCGCTCGGCTAACCCTCGAGG encodes:
- a CDS encoding TetR/AcrR family transcriptional regulator, translated to MPERKTADARRREIADAALRVIAEQGLGRFTARAIAHEVGVSDAALFRHFETKEEIVLAVVDRVEEILFAGFPPAGRDPLERLGRFFRQRVAVIEENPGVARLVASDALAQAAPPEGVARVAELRRRSVRFVRACLEEASRAGLLAAGLEQEEAAVLVLGAILALTQGGQLGARAGRSAALAERTWRALDRLLRGPASVEPVKS